A section of the Bacteroidota bacterium genome encodes:
- a CDS encoding CsbD family protein, with amino-acid sequence MNSTEIKGNWNEQKGKLKQKFATLTDDDLMYAEGKKDEMLGKLQIKLGKTKEELHKIIGAL; translated from the coding sequence ATGAATTCAACAGAAATTAAAGGAAACTGGAACGAACAAAAAGGCAAACTCAAACAGAAATTTGCAACCTTAACCGATGATGATCTGATGTATGCCGAAGGCAAGAAAGATGAAATGCTAGGCAAGCTTCAAATCAAGCTTGGTAAAACCAAAGAGGAATTGCACAAAATTATTGGTGCCCTATAA
- a CDS encoding YtxH domain-containing protein, with the protein MKKGKVILSIAGAAVCGVAACALLGVLFAPQKGLKTRKNISRKSEDLAEELKDKFNEFLDCVSCKCSDVKKSVSDFVEHGK; encoded by the coding sequence ATGAAAAAAGGAAAAGTAATCTTAAGTATTGCAGGTGCAGCTGTTTGTGGCGTTGCTGCATGCGCATTGTTAGGGGTTTTATTCGCACCCCAAAAGGGTTTGAAAACCCGAAAAAACATATCAAGAAAGAGCGAAGATTTAGCAGAAGAGTTAAAGGATAAGTTCAACGAATTTCTGGATTGCGTTTCTTGTAAATGCTCGGATGTTAAAAAGTCGGTTTCTGACTTTGTTGAACATGGAAAATAA
- a CDS encoding site-specific integrase: MTRTMISLLFIIRKSKALKNGEVPIYLRMTSRKQSVEIAIGRKINPELWSAEIGGAKGNTKEARDVNDQISEVKNQLRELMRQMREDGEEISPLALKNKWLGINPDEKTILTIFQEHNDKVKQLVGKDFANGTKQRYEVTFRHVKEFIKWKYKKEDLPLSGINHEFLTGMEFYLKTVRKCGHNSSIKYVKNFKKIVRIALASGWIKADPFVNYKMSLRKVDRGFLTEEELAAIQNKDFPCERLRQVRDIFLVGCMTGLAYSDLKKLTQDNLVKGDDGNLWIHVNRTKTDNPSHIPLLPIAAQIIDKYSNHPHCIAKNVLLPVSSNQRLNGYLKEIADVCEISKVLSTHIARHTFATTVTLNNDVPIESVSKMLGHSSINMTKVYARLLDKKVSSDMQKLFEKYSN, encoded by the coding sequence ATGACAAGAACAATGATTTCTTTGCTGTTCATAATCAGAAAAAGCAAAGCGTTAAAAAATGGAGAAGTCCCTATTTATCTGCGCATGACAAGCCGAAAACAGTCGGTGGAAATTGCAATCGGACGGAAAATCAATCCGGAATTGTGGTCAGCTGAAATCGGAGGTGCTAAAGGTAATACCAAAGAAGCCCGGGATGTGAACGACCAGATCAGCGAAGTAAAGAATCAGCTAAGAGAACTAATGCGGCAGATGCGTGAGGATGGTGAGGAAATATCGCCACTGGCTCTAAAAAACAAATGGCTTGGAATTAACCCGGACGAAAAAACGATCCTGACCATTTTTCAGGAACATAATGATAAAGTGAAACAACTCGTTGGAAAGGACTTCGCAAATGGAACGAAACAACGCTATGAGGTTACTTTCCGGCATGTGAAGGAATTCATCAAATGGAAATACAAAAAGGAAGATCTACCGCTGAGCGGAATCAATCACGAATTTCTGACCGGCATGGAGTTCTATCTTAAGACTGTTCGCAAATGCGGTCACAATTCCTCAATTAAATACGTGAAGAACTTTAAAAAGATTGTCCGCATTGCACTGGCAAGCGGTTGGATTAAAGCAGATCCGTTTGTCAACTATAAAATGTCTCTGAGAAAAGTTGACCGGGGCTTTTTAACTGAGGAAGAATTGGCCGCCATTCAAAACAAGGACTTCCCTTGCGAAAGATTGCGCCAGGTTCGGGATATTTTTCTGGTCGGCTGTATGACCGGACTTGCATATTCTGATTTGAAAAAACTCACTCAGGACAACCTTGTCAAAGGTGACGATGGGAACCTGTGGATACATGTTAACCGCACAAAGACCGATAACCCAAGCCACATACCATTATTGCCCATCGCGGCTCAGATCATAGATAAGTACAGCAATCACCCCCATTGTATTGCCAAAAACGTTCTGTTGCCGGTTTCCTCCAATCAAAGACTCAATGGCTACCTTAAAGAGATAGCAGATGTTTGCGAAATTTCGAAAGTCCTGAGTACGCACATTGCACGGCATACTTTTGCCACTACGGTTACTCTTAATAATGATGTTCCAATTGAAAGCGTTTCGAAAATGTTAGGACACAGTTCTATTAATATGACCAAAGTATATGCCCGGCTTCTTGACAAAAAGGTAAGCAGTGACATGCAAAAGCTATTTGAGAAATACAGCAATTGA